The genomic stretch CATCTATGTCACTGCTAATATTCAGAGGACCAGAGACCTCCTGTGGTTAAAACCACCCTGACGCAGACCGTCTGTCCTTGCATGCACATCTGCCTGCAGTCAGCTGTCAGTCTCCCCAAGTCTTTGCATCACAGTCCACTATGAAACTGTAGACATGTGAGCAAGTTCTCAGTTACCATGATCATATGCATCCCTGTACAAATCATTCATGAGCCATTTGTAAGTAATCAAAGACGTATACattatttaataaaacaaagtCTTGGAAACTtcctaggagaaaaaaatccaaacaacaaaccaaaaccaacaaacaagtAGAAATTGGGATGCATGCAGACCAGATTAAGTACTTAAGCCTCTAAATCATCACCCCAGACAAATAAAAAGAGGAtaacataatttttcattttgctttatattCATGGATTCTTATTTGCAGTGCAGCTCAAGTATGTAGAAAGACTGCACACTTTCATCAAACACATCATAATGTTCACAATGGCTTTACAAATAAATGCAATCAACCTTTATACATGCCAAATCACTTAAAATTATGGAGGCATTCTTGAAATATGGCAGTGTGCTTCCTAATAATCTGACTTGGAAAAATTTAATAAGATCTTGTTACTTCAGACCCCTTTCTTATGAAAATAAGTTTTAGGTGTTTTCACAAACACATATGTCTAAACAAATAAGATGGCTCTGTCTAACAGCGTTCTGGTTTGAAAAGCAAATAGTGACTCGCAAATAGCAAGCTGCACGTGGAACCTaaatactgacattttaaaGTACTTTGTTTCTAATATTCCATTGAGCCCATCTAATCAGTTGTAAAACACAAGATTTCAGAACACATGCATTTATAGCAGGTGAATTTTGTCATGTTAAAACTGCAGTATTTGCAGCCCATTTAATACAACCAAGTGCTTCTGATTTGAAAGTACCAATCAGAAAGGAACAAGAATTCAAAGTTCTAaagaggacttttttttttttttttttttttgtaacacagACACAAAACAAACCCGAAGTAATTCGGCCTCATCCGGTTTAACCTCAACCACAAGACACCGctgtctgctttctttcttaaaagacTCACGTCACTGTGCGCTGCAAAAAAGGGAGCTTCCACAGTTTGTGATGAGCATACATGATAAACAGATCTGTTCACACCAACTAGCAGGCTGCCTGCATCAATAAAAGGCAGTGGCAGAGTCGGCGAACTGACATTTGGTGTTTGGAGGATTATCATTGCAAGTTGTTTCACATCAAGTAAAAtgccaggattttttttcccccacaacaACATGACTgaattaaatggaaaagaagacTGCAAGCTTGGAGAAGGCAAAATCcacaaaaagaagcaaaaggctTTGTAAGTATATACATTTTAGCATAATCTCAAATGcattataaatgaaaatgatACTAGAATGTTGGACATTAAGAATTAGTACTGTGGTTTGGGCTAAATGACTGCAAAACCTGCTCAAAGCCCAGGACTACAGCATCATAAAAAATTACTTGACCTGAGGCATACCAATGAGTTGAGTCCCTTCAATAATAGCGAGTAGATTTTGAGTACACTGAGAGCCTCataatctgttaaaaaaaattgcttctcAGACTTCAGTCACAGGATGGAGCTCTCTGCCTCAATTTCGAAGTTTAGAGAAATTTAATCAGAATTGAAATGCAACTGCAATTTTCATGAATTACAAAAGTGTCTGTTCATTGGTTCCAGTGGTGCAGATCTCAAAAATTATTTGAAGTCCATGGTACCACATATCGAATCTGGGATCAAGACTTCTAGCTCCAGCAATGTCATGTAAGTACTGAGATGCACTAAGTTATAACAATATATATCTGGATGATTATGTAACTATTCTATTTCTAAACTACTTCTAGAACaacaaatactaaaataatGCCTAGAATTTCCAGAGTACAAAAAGAGGTAAACATTAGGAAGTAGAAACTATTAATGGAGTTAAGGATTTTTTCTTAGTGATGTGATATGTTTGCATCAAACAATGAGGGAGAAGACATCTCAGTTAAATCGCTTTTCTTCAGAGGGATATTGTGTTCATTCTCTAAAGTTTTACAAAAAAATGATAAGCCACACTTAAGCAAAGAACAGTGGCAttgccattttcatttcaggaatatggaaacagaaatatgaatataaaattatttgctcATGGTTACAATAAAAGTTTATCTTTCTGGGAACAGAATTTAGAATAACATAGTTTCTTGTTTTTCTATCTCTAATTATTTCTCTCAATGTGGGTTTTTCTCCAGGGTCTCAGATTATGAGAAAGCCATAAGTTTAATAAATACCTGGTACATGTTCCTAGAAGAGaataattaattataaaatatgTCTTCATTAAACatgcaaaaaaccccatatgGTTTCTTGCCTAAagtctttgatttttcttgtcaTCTTAGGCTTTCTGCCGAGGAAGTAATACAGTGGTCCCAATCTTTGGAAAAGCTCTTGGCCAGTCAGAGTAAGTCTATTACCTAAGTATGACATCCTTGATATTCTGAAGACAAAATTTTATCTAATTCCACTCAATAGGCAAAGCTGTAGTATTCTGTGTATGACATCGTTGATATTCTGAAGACAAAATTTTATCTAATTCCACTCAATAGGCAAAGCTGTAGTATTCTGTGAACTCCACCGTTGCCAGTTCCATTTCAGTTATTTACAGCACCAGCGTAACATGCTACTGTTACAGCTTTGCTTGCAagctgtggttttggggggtttcttgTGGGGTGTCCCCTTCCATTTCCTACTCCCAATACAGCAGATAAACCCCAAACAGCTCAGTTCAGTGTTTTTTGATCAGTCTTCTGTCCTTGCATAGCACATCAGTTGAATTTGAAATTCTCTCTACACTTGCAGCCTAAGATAACCTATCGATTAAGGACTAGAATCCATTGATTTGTTTTAGTACCTAGGATCCAGATCTAAAAGCATTGGACATAACTAGGAAGACACCCATTACCCTTTAATATTAGATTATCTGTAATATGTTGAAGAAAGGAACAGTGTATATTGGCAAGATTTTGTAACAGATTTCAATACAAGTCCTGCTGtatattttattcttcctgGTCACAAATATGATACTATAAATGATGATGTATTTTTGTTGGCTTTAGGTGGTCAAAGTGTCTTCCGGGAGTTTCTGAAGTCAGAGTTCAGTGAGGAAAACATCGAGTTCTGGTTGGCTTGTGAGGATTACAAGAAAACCAAATCTGATCACTTACATGGCAAAGCAGAGAGGATTTATGAGGAGTTTGTTCAGTCAGATGCTATTAAACAGGTATGTACAAAGTTAATCTGTGTAGTGTTACAGCACCAATGGTTCTGAAAAATCAGAAGGTATAAGTGTAGCTTCACTGAAATACTTGTTCATTGAGTTACACAAGCCTAATATTTTTTATAAGCATATTTGCATCATTACTGTCTTGACCTGTAAGATTATCAGATCTCATAAGTACAGCCACAAGACGCAGGCAGGTACTTGGCAGTATCACTAGCAGGAGCACCAATGGCTCAGCATATGGTGCTGTTCTGAGTCAGCCCAGTTTGAATTACTGCTGATCCCTGGAATCAGACACTTAGAGAGTGCTTTGCTAGGAGGAAAACCATGGaatttttcttgtcttctaAAATATGCATACACTCTGAACAACCAGAAGTTGTAGCTGTTGATCATGTTTCGAACTGGAGAATCTCATTGTCCACAAGATTTCTCCCATTGTTGTAACTGGAGGTTTAATTGGATGTTGTTTCTCTACTTACCACTTTGTTGAGTTGTATTACTTCTGATTCCACGAGAAACTGAATTTCTATGGCGAATAGCAATATTTTGGGGCATAACTGGGATATAAGCACTACAATTCCCTCATTTGGAGGTTCTGATATTGAACTATCACACTGAGTTGTAAGGCTGTGAATTTGTTTATTGACAAAAAGTGACAGATGCAGAAactgttcattttttaaatgtcaatttcatttatttttcactttccagATCAATATTGACTATCAGATGAGAGAAGCAACTGCCAAAAGGGCTCAAGACCCAACTCATACAAGTTTTGATGAAGCCCAGAAAATGGTGTTTATCCTCATGGAAAGGGATTCATATCCCAGATTTTTGAAATCCAAAGCATATCTGAACCTTTTGAACCGGCTGCAAACCAGCACTTCAAGATGAAGTGATTGAGGCAATGAAGAGTCAAACTCTGTGTCAAATATCCTGTGAAAAGATGCTTCAGTGTGGCTGGATCTCAGCAAGGAGAACCTCTGCCAAGGGAGGAAGGGTACAAGTGAGATGCAAACAGCTCCATAGCCAAGAAAGCGCAGGATAAAAGCtggaaagactgttacaagagcaagagcagcacagggagaaaaTCCTCTCCTCCTATACACCATGAAGTCAAGACAGGATATGGATACTATTTACTGTTTGAACTACACTGTGAATTTTGAACCAAATCCTAGATCCCAAAGGACTGTTGATTATTATGAAGCATAAGACTAACAAGCTGAGtgttgggaaagaaaaggaacaaggaCGACTGAAAATTTTGTGATAACAAGAAAATACCCAGACAAGACTGATtattggctttttctttttttaatctgtgaagTGTTAATAAGTGAGTGCATCTCCCTGATGCCATTATGCTATGTAATTATAAGTTGACCTGTATTAAAATTGATATATGTTAAATTATATAAGACTTACATAAGCTGTACTTTTACTAAAGTCTGTATTCAACAGACAGGTATGTagcattttttctgtttaatttattGTAAAATAATAAGCAACTCTTCAATCATatctacttaaaaataaaattttataacCATCTTACATCTTATTGTAAGTGATCTTTCCATTGTAATTAGTGAAATATTGAAATACACTGTTCCCTTCTGTCCCACTATGCCACTATTTCCCACCATCTTATTAAAGTATTAATTTTCCCTGCATCACcctttctcatttttgttttacaaatacaACCATAATGCTAGTTTTCTGGAATAGATGATCATGACCTACATACACCCACTTTCATGACcccaaaaagaaagcaaacaaacaaacagagaaGTGGGTCtaaatttccttctgtttttttttttgtattcctCCAGCTACCAGCAGCTAAGTCAAATctcaaataaagaaaacatttcatcaTTGATCCTACAATTCAACCCTCTTCAATACTGATGCTGTGTTGATCTCGGCAGATCACCGATGCTTGCTTACATAAAGAGGCAGCAAATGGTGAGACTCACTAGCAGTCACATTCCGTGTGATATTAGTACTATTCAATCTAATCTCGACAAGATCCAGACTCTAATTTACAATACCAATATGATTATCAAATGTCATCTAATTTCAGTGCAAATGTTATACTAAATGAACTCTAAAATATGCAAAGTTCTATGAGTAGCCTATACCAGAGTGGGTAATGATAAgaactaaagaagaaaaagaaaagttgtgATTGTACTTGAACTATGTAATGACAACACAGTCACTACCAAATGTGATGTATGTAAGACCTTGTGACTTGAAGAgttcataatgaaaataaatcattgCAGGCCCTGGTCTGAATGAGTTACCATCATGAGACACAGCTATCACACGGATGGCAATACAAGGTTTTATCTCACCCTTGCAGATTTTCCACTTTCCAAAATAACACGAGCTTAGTCAGGCAGACTATTATTCCATACCGAATGGAAAAGCTGTAAACCCACAGGCGTCACCTCATGGGGAAAGCAGACCATGTTCATACTGCCACCCTGTGGGGACTGTGGGACGACCAAGAGAGGACAAAATCATCAGCATTACAAGCAAAACTCTTCTAGAAGGAGCACAAAGTGGCACTTGCGGCCAACTTCCACCATCACCTACTGTTGTAGCTGGAAAAATCACATCTTCCTACTTCCAAGGCCAGTAAATGCAGAACAAAATATAGTCTTGCAGtagcattttccttttgataaatatatatacctGAGTCCAACTGCAAAACTTGATGGTCCTGAAACAGCGTAAACCAGTGAGAACATTGTCTCCAGTTGGCTTTCTCTTACGTGAATTAATTTTCCAGGACGAgtagaaacaaaaccaattccTGTGAAGCAGGAACAACTACACCTGCCACGCGAGGGACATCCTCATGTTTGTTCTGACTCAGTTAGCATGGGCCAAAAGTCATTGTTCACATAGCTTCAACCTCACCAAAGACAAGAAAGCTATGAAATACCTACTCCCTGAATAGACACAGCCTTCAAGTAACATTAATGCACTAAATAAGTTTAGGCCAAGTCTTCATCTACGCCCCCACAGTTTCACAATTTGCCATATTTAGTCACACACCTGTACGAAATTTCTGACTAAAATCATATTTCATAGTATGGCAgttagggttttttattatttatggcTTGCCGGTGCCTGAAAACACTGTTCATCAGAAGAAACTTCACCTGCCGTTGGGAAGACTGCTGGGTAGGGCAATGAGTGGGTACATGTTTCCAACTTAACATAGGTCTTGGAGATGGGTAAAGTGAAAAGAAGGCAGACTCTGAAGTCATGCCATGGGTTTGAGTACTGCAGCAGTCACTGCTCATAGCCACTGCACCTAGCAACCTTGCACTGAGCAGAGCATATCTTTTCACTAAAGACTGAGTGCAACCACCAGAGCTGCTCAGATATTCACAGATGCTGCCTGGCACCATGCACCATGAACTCCTGCAAAGAGTCACTGGGTCCAACTGAACAGGAAAGGGTGAGGAAGTGACACATGATATAACATACTGGTTAGAGCCCTCTAAAAGAGACTAACACAGCTCTCAGAGAGCACACCTTTGTATTACAGAGTTAGAATTGaccaggaaggaagaagggactTTTCACTCTCTTCCACAAGTTCTCCCCCGGTTCATGATTTGGTACAGTGTGAGGACAGAAAGGTTATTTTTCCCTAAAAAGAAGCTATCCTGCTCCTTACAACCTAACCTCAGTACATTTTTAAGTCACCTTGTCTGCAGTAGGAATCTGAAAACTACCAGGAAGGCCAATCACCCAGGTTATTAATTCCAGAGATATTCCAGCCCTCTCCAGTGTCCATGGCAACATGACCATGTTTCACCAAGCAAAAACCACGCAGCACAAATTCAGAGCTGTCTCCGGGATGCCATTGTAAGCCTAGTATTATATATCTGTTGCTATAGCAGGGCTATACAACTCTGGTTGCTTAAACAAGGTCTAAGAGATCTGGAAGCATTTTGTAGCAATTTATAGTGTCATCCGTACTAATCTACTTTATAGAAGGAAGAAGCTATAAGTAATAATTCAATGATACAACCAAAAGAACTTTTACTGTACTTTAAGGCACTTAACAATActtacatgttttaaaatagtcCAGAGATAGGTATTTCTATCATTTcttcaaaatctttttttcaaatgcagtgTACAATGCTTATTTTGCAGTGAattcttttatttgaaatgtggCCTAAATAGAGGCTCTTTGGactcagaaaaacagcagagTATACAGATAAAGAGATTAAGGACTCTATTTTCTGTGAGCCCTGGTTCATTTACAATGCCCATGCACCATATCAAGTTATCTGTGATTTCCTATTCATCTTCTCTCCCAACCCATGCACATAAATAGCCTCAGTATTGCAGCCTGGTTTCACAGCTGTGGGTTGTACCCTGCCCAGTATGGCAGACTCTTCCAAAACAGGACATGTTACACACTGAATATGGAAAGCACGCCTCCTTGGAAACTTCCCACACTCAAAGGAGAGACTTGTGAATGCAAGCTCTATTTACTATCTTGTAATAAATTAGTAGGCAACTGGGGGAAACTGTCTTTTTTCAACATATGGTAGACTGAGTTAATTACCAGTTAGCTGATAAAACTTTCCAGAGCAATCTGGCTCTGACTGTGATCCAGAACTtatcaaaatattaaatatgtatGTCATACAacttatttgattttatttttttaacaaaatatagGTTTcccttttggggaaaaaatgcacCCTACAGGATGGAAATTTGCTGTTCCATTCACGTTCTCTAAGAAAAACTGCTGCATCAGATTGGCCGTCAGCTACAGATCAGTATAGGAAAACAGGATGCAGTACATGGAGAAGCATTAATATTTGACAGTAGTGACTCAGGCTTCCTTTATGTGTTATACCTTACCCCTGAAGGGcatactttcatttttcatcagtGTTTCAGTGTAAAAATCAATCATTCTACCATCTTAATGTGCACTTTTGAAGTGAATTAcatctccctgctgcagagagAAGTTTTCCTTATAGGAAGGCTCAAGAGTACAGCAGACCCTGAATATGAGTTTAGAAGACTAACCTCGCCAATTTAGAAAATCTTAAATGCATTCCctgaaacaagtatttttaatattatcttAAATGTCACTAAAATTATGGTATAACATATTGTCATTCTCTCCCACACCTTGACAAGATGTGTTACTAGAGACATCCCATCAATATGCACAGTGAAGGAAGAACGAAATTAAAGCTCAGATGCTGATGAATAGTACAAATTCATCACCTTAGGCCCCTAAGTGACACCCGTCCCTGCCCACGTTCTGACCTAACAGTCTTTCCGGATGTCATTTCCTTTATGATTGTGAAACgagtctgaaaaacaaaaccagatgacAATAGGTGGAAAAATTAGATGTTCTTATCTTCTGTTCAGAGACATGGGTGAATTGTATCTGGGAGTGTAACGCCTATAAATGAAGCTTTTTCAAAGTAAGTCTTTAATCATTAAACATGGGCCAAAACTGCAATACAAGTTCTTGCTTAATATTAACTGGGTGATTTAAATTTGTCTTGGGTGATCAGAAGCAAAGTCAGAGAGAAGTTAAGTTTATCCCCTGGCTTTATTTGAGTAAATACAGCCTCAAAGGCTTTAGTCACAAAAAGAAGATTTACATCAACCGAGAACTAACTGGCTTAGTTTGGAAGTAAACTCATTTCACCTCGTATCTCAAAACAGCCCTAGAAAAAGTTCTCTTGAAAGACCCCAAATATGATCAACATTTAAAATCTACTGACTACTTCCCTCGAATTTCTTCAAACAGCCTAGGCACCAGACACAGCCTTAAAGCACATATCACAACTAGTTCGGTGACCAGCTTTCGCATGGTCTTTTCCAAgactaaaattaaaaatagcttgagTAAAGAATGaaatatacaaatataaacCTTTTAGGATCATTCTAGACTTCTAcagagagaaacacagcagattAGTACTTTGGCTCTTTAACaaactttgaaaagaaacattgTTAAAGTAACAGTACAACTGCCTACAAACTTGACATCACTTGAGTCAGAAGGGATTTTGGCTTTTTCCTCAAGTTACTGTGGTTGGAGGGCTTCTGCTATTAGAGGacaacctttaaaaaaaaataaacatctttACATAATTGTAATTTGTAACCCATGAATTTCATACTACTTAGGGAAATTACTGTATTTACTGCAGTAGATGGTTTGTCAACAATGAAGCTCAAGAAGCCAGCTTTAGAGACAGAGAAGAGACTTGCTATCGAACAGATTTTGAGCAAGGCAGCATGCTTGCCCATGACAGTCTGAGGAAATAGTGAACACACTCAAGATGTTCAAACAAAGCCCAAAGTCCAACCAGGAACTGTTCATGTGCTGGAGCAAACATCTGCAGGAGGAGGCCCAGAAATAACGTGTTCAAATATTCTGACCAATTTGGACTGAACTGTAATCAACAACTTTACACTAAACAACTGAAAGATGGACAACTGGCATCTTCAAAATTAATATGCTTGCAGGGAGTGTAAGTAACCTTTGTGAGTAGCTTTGCTGAGCTTTTATGTGAGTGTGTATGCAGAGTCTGACAGAGAGCTAAGAGCACACAATGCTTTGTATTCAAACCACAGCATTCACCTCTCTGAAGTCTGTTTAAATGAGAGGGCTGAAAATTCATGCAAAAAGTAGTCCAAGTTTCCAGTCACGTGATTTCCTTTTCAACTTCAGTTGCAGAATATCAGGGGCTCATATAATGATATCACAGCTTTTcgaaaaaggaaagagaaaggtcATACAACTGAGGAAAAGTTTTCAGAAGTGCTATCTAGACTTCAGTCTGTTGTCACTCAGTGGATGATTGTTGATAGACCTTACTGACACTGGTCACAATTTAAGATTTGTCCAACCTTATAGATAAAACCTGAAGCTGTGAATATAGAAACTATTCAAGTTCTTGAAGTCAGTGACTACTAATAGGCAATGCCTAGTTGTGTTTCCACCAGAAACTACTTCATTATCTCTATAGCTGCAGTTTCTTGCTTGTCGTGGCCTAGAGTAAGGTGCTGAATCTGTGAACGCTGTTACCTGTTGCCCTGTGAACAGATCAGTGCTGCATGCTGAACCTAACTTTTCTTGAAGCTATTTTCAATTCTATAGCAAGAAAGTTCTCAGCAGAATCTGATCAAAACCGCCAAGATGCAAGCATAGAAACAGGACTGTCTACTGGAAATGTCAATGGATGTATTAAGTGAAAAAGCAAGAACATTGATCCATTATT from Lathamus discolor isolate bLatDis1 chromosome 3, bLatDis1.hap1, whole genome shotgun sequence encodes the following:
- the RGS1 gene encoding regulator of G-protein signaling 1, with the protein product MPGFFFPHNNMTELNGKEDCKLGEGKIHKKKQKAFGADLKNYLKSMVPHIESGIKTSSSSNVMLSAEEVIQWSQSLEKLLASQSGQSVFREFLKSEFSEENIEFWLACEDYKKTKSDHLHGKAERIYEEFVQSDAIKQINIDYQMREATAKRAQDPTHTSFDEAQKMVFILMERDSYPRFLKSKAYLNLLNRLQTSTSR